The sequence ACCAGGAGCGCGAGGAGTACCGCGAGGCGGGCGTTGAGGAGATTCATGGCAGCGGCCCTCACGTCACGGGTCCAGGGTGAAGGCGGCCGTGGTCAGCGGCTGCCCGTCGAGGAAGAAGCGCACCTGCCACGTCCCACTCATGCCCGTCGTCGCCACGGTCGTCCCCGCCACCGGCAGCGAGAAGCGCACCGTGTGGCTCACCTCGGGCGGCGCCTCCACCACCGACGAGCGCCGCTCGTAGGCATGGCCGGCCGGCGAGACGAACTCCACCTCCACCGTGCCCTTGCCGTGGACGCCGCCCACCGTCAGGTCCACGTCCACCTGAGACACCGACGAGAGACCCCGGGCGCCCTCCTCCAGGCCGACGACGGCGGCGCTGCCCGTCACGGGGATGATGACCGGGGCGGGCTCGACTTCCGCGGCCGGCGGCGGGCGCGCGGTCTCCGGGCCGTTGCCGAGAACGTCCGTGGCCGGAAGCGGCTCCGAGGGCTGCTCATCCGTATTGCCCGGCGGATCCACCGGGGCGAGGGGGGACTTCCCCTCCGTGCATGCGGACAGGCACAACGCCGCCGCGAGGAACGCCGTGCGCGCTCGCATCACAGTACCTCCTGCGTCTCGTCAATGAGGCCCAACCGGGCCAACTCCGTCAGGAACCGCAGCGTGTCGTCGAGGACCTGCTGCACGTTCGCCTTGTATTCCCGCGCCACCTGCTCCGCCACATCGCGCGCGGTGCGCGTCCCGTCGCAGAGCTCCCAGACGCGAATCGCCGTCGGGTTCAACCCGCGCAGCGTGTTCCCATCCGCGTCCAGCACGATGTAGTCCGAGCCGAACCGCTGGCCTGACACGCCCTCGCGAGGACGGGGGATTCGGTTCTCCCGGAAGCCCGCGCTCATGAGCGCCCTCCCCGTCTCAGCAGCGCCGCCAGCCGCCACTTCACCACCACCCGCAAGCGCCCCAGCCACGACGGGCCCGAATCCCAATCGTCATTCAGGACCACCCCGCTCCGGCGCACACTGCGCACCAGGCCCAGCACGCGCGACGGCGGCAGCGGCGGGTCGTCCGAGGGCGAGTTGTCCCCGCGCAGCGCCAGCACGCCCGCGTCACACCGCTTCACCCGGTGCAGCACCAGCGCATGATCAAATCGCGCGAGCACCACCTCACCGGGTCGCGGCTCGCGCGCGAGCGGCTCCACTCCCGCCAAGTCTCCCGAACGCAACGATGGCCACATGCTGTCCCCCCGCACGGGGATCCAGCGTAGCGCCAGCGGCACGGTGGAATGGGAAGATTCTGACGTCATCAGAGAATGGGAACTCTACCCCACCCGCACTGGGACGGCGAGCAAAGCAGGCGCCACTCCCCCTGACTTTCCCGGGGGTTACACGCCTGCCCGCTCTTCAAGGCTCCCAGGGGAGTCCCCGGTCTCCCGGACGCCTCCCGGCCAATCAGGTGGCGGCGGGAGGCACCGGAAGTCACCGGAACGTCAGGCCGGCGCCGCGTCGCGGTGGGCGCGGAGCGCCTTCGCCACGTCGTCCAACGTCACGGGGATGGGCTCGCCACCGGCCATGCGCTTCAGCTTCGCCTGGCCGCTGGTGCGCTCGGCCTCACCAAGGACGAGCGTGAAGTGCGCGCCGCTCTTGTCCGCGCGCTTCATCTGGCTCTTGAGGCTGCCGCCGCGCGTGTCGAAGTCCACGCGCAACCCCTCACGGCGCAGGCGGCTGGTCAGGGTGAGGGCCAGGTCCTGCGAGCCCTCGTCCACCGCGACCACGAAGAGGTCCGGCGCCTGGGTGAACTTCTTGCCGCTCTCCTTGAGCAGCAACACCAGCCGGTCCAGGCCCATGGCGAAGCCCACGGCGGGCACGTCCGGCCCACCCAGGCCCTTCATCATCGTGTCGTAGCGGCCGCCACCGCCCACGGTGCTGGCGGTGCCCAGCGCGGGGTGCGCGGCGATGAACTCGAAGACGGTGCGCGTGTAGTAGTCCAGGCCGCGCACCATGCGCGGATTCACCACGTACTTGATGCCCAGCCCCGTCAGCTTGCGCTGCAAGTCGTTGAAGTGCGCGCGGCACGGCTCGCACAGGAACTCGAGCACGTTGGGCCCCGCGGCCGCGACGGCCTGGCACTTCTCGTTCTTGCAGTCGAGCACGCGCAGCGGGTTC comes from Pyxidicoccus parkwaysis and encodes:
- a CDS encoding S24 family peptidase, whose translation is MTSESSHSTVPLALRWIPVRGDSMWPSLRSGDLAGVEPLAREPRPGEVVLARFDHALVLHRVKRCDAGVLALRGDNSPSDDPPLPPSRVLGLVRSVRRSGVVLNDDWDSGPSWLGRLRVVVKWRLAALLRRGGRS
- a CDS encoding PqqD family protein: MSAGFRENRIPRPREGVSGQRFGSDYIVLDADGNTLRGLNPTAIRVWELCDGTRTARDVAEQVAREYKANVQQVLDDTLRFLTELARLGLIDETQEVL
- the hisS gene encoding histidine--tRNA ligase, with the protein product MNDLLPGEIEIWQSVEGRARDVFGRFGYGEIRTPMVEDTALFVRSVGEETDIVGKEMYTFEDKGGRSLSLRPEGTAPAARAYIEHSVNNQEPVTRWFYMGPMFRYERMKTGRYRQFYQIGAEAYGAKEAAQDVEMMDMVVQFLESLDLKDISLNLNSLGDEACRPAYHAKLVEYLKAHREELCGDCQRRMETNPLRVLDCKNEKCQAVAAAGPNVLEFLCEPCRAHFNDLQRKLTGLGIKYVVNPRMVRGLDYYTRTVFEFIAAHPALGTASTVGGGGRYDTMMKGLGGPDVPAVGFAMGLDRLVLLLKESGKKFTQAPDLFVVAVDEGSQDLALTLTSRLRREGLRVDFDTRGGSLKSQMKRADKSGAHFTLVLGEAERTSGQAKLKRMAGGEPIPVTLDDVAKALRAHRDAAPA